The Bacillus sp. FJAT-27916 genomic interval GGTGAGACAAATAGACTTATTTGAGGAAAAGGGAAGCTTTGATCAATCAGAATACGATCAATTGATTTTAGAGCGCCTCGCACATACAATGATTGATGCAGTCTTAGATATAGGCAATGCCATGATTGATGGGTTTATCATGAGAGACCCGGGCAGCTATGAGGACATTATTGATATTTTAGTTGATGAGCAAGTGATTGATACAGATATGGAGACGCCATTTAAGGCCATGCTGCCGTTCAGAAAGATCCTTGTACAGGATTATACACATACCGAACATGGCGAATTGCTGGCTGCTGTCAGAGAGAATCTTTCAGCCTTTAAGGCCTATCCGGAAAAGATTAGTGCTTATTTAGAGAAAGAGCTCGGAGTTGTAACCGCTTTTATCCCGCGGGAATCATAAGCTTTTATGAATACTGGGTGGAGAGTCATTTCTTAGGAAGTGGCTCTTTTTAGTCTGGAATCAT includes:
- a CDS encoding DUF86 domain-containing protein, yielding MYFVDREAIEDKLHYLVRQIDLFEEKGSFDQSEYDQLILERLAHTMIDAVLDIGNAMIDGFIMRDPGSYEDIIDILVDEQVIDTDMETPFKAMLPFRKILVQDYTHTEHGELLAAVRENLSAFKAYPEKISAYLEKELGVVTAFIPRES